In a single window of the Candidatus Krumholzibacteriia bacterium genome:
- a CDS encoding DUF933 domain-containing protein translates to MKIGLIGFPLSGKTTVFNLLTGSEEETPGFSAGRAESHRAHVPVPDLRVDRLSGIFQPRKTTRAEIDFLDLSGFVPGGGGLDSRVLDDLRNLDALVHVLRDFTSEEVPPDPDSRGVFEDALAMETELVLTDLILIEQRLEKIRKDLQKGRKELQPELDLMEKLLAWLEGEQALRNLELGESEEALLKTYQFLSRVPVVLLVNHGDDSGEYGNLEDWCREKGIALITMDSASEWEISRLPEDERGAFLEDLGVEEPARSRFIRTCYSLLKLISFFTVGEDEVRAWTISSGLIAHRAAGKIHSDLERGFIRAETIAYDNFISLGSLAEARKQGALRLEGKEYEVKDGDILNIRFNV, encoded by the coding sequence ATGAAAATCGGACTGATCGGTTTTCCGCTCAGTGGGAAGACAACCGTCTTCAATCTCCTCACCGGTAGCGAAGAGGAAACGCCAGGCTTTTCCGCAGGACGAGCGGAGAGCCATCGTGCCCATGTCCCGGTACCGGATCTCCGGGTGGATCGTCTTTCAGGGATCTTCCAGCCTCGGAAAACTACCCGTGCCGAGATCGATTTCCTGGACCTGTCCGGTTTTGTGCCCGGAGGCGGGGGACTGGACTCCCGGGTTCTGGATGATCTCCGCAACCTGGATGCCCTGGTCCACGTCCTTCGCGATTTCACATCCGAAGAAGTTCCTCCCGATCCGGACTCCCGAGGTGTCTTCGAGGACGCTCTGGCCATGGAGACAGAGCTGGTGCTCACGGATCTGATTCTGATAGAACAGCGACTGGAGAAGATCCGCAAGGACCTCCAGAAGGGCCGAAAGGAGCTTCAGCCGGAGCTCGATCTGATGGAGAAGCTCCTGGCCTGGCTGGAGGGCGAGCAGGCCCTTCGAAATCTGGAACTGGGAGAATCCGAAGAGGCTCTCCTGAAAACCTATCAGTTCCTCAGTCGGGTTCCGGTCGTGCTTCTGGTCAACCATGGAGACGATTCCGGGGAGTATGGGAATCTGGAAGACTGGTGCAGGGAAAAGGGAATTGCCCTGATCACCATGGACTCTGCGAGCGAGTGGGAGATTTCCCGCCTTCCGGAGGACGAGCGGGGGGCTTTTCTCGAGGATCTCGGCGTGGAGGAACCGGCACGTAGTCGCTTTATCCGCACATGCTATTCCTTGCTGAAGCTGATCTCCTTCTTTACGGTGGGAGAGGACGAAGTGAGAGCCTGGACGATTTCATCCGGGTTGATTGCCCATCGGGCCGCCGGAAAGATTCACAGTGATCTGGAGAGAGGCTTCATCCGCGCGGAGACGATTGCCTATGATAATTTCATCAGTCTGGGTTCGCTGGCCGAGGCTCGCAAGCAGGGCGCCCTCCGGCTCGAAGGAAAAGAGTACGAAGTGAAGGATGGAGACATCCTGAACATCCGTTTTAATGTCTGA
- a CDS encoding aconitase/3-isopropylmalate dehydratase large subunit family protein: MGRSMIEKIFDQHGKAGAKPGEIVDLEIDVRIARDFGGANVVGNLESRGLGLDDPSRTFFTFDTNPTGSDQKYAANQQRCRIFARKEGVRVYDIDAGIGTHVALEEGMALPGKTLVSTDSHANIVGAIGAFGQGLGDVDMAQVFAYGKTWFRLPPSLRIELTGKPGPFAKPKDLVLALLQKLGASGLLGHSAEFHGEYAEQLGLDDRITISSMATEMGAIIALFPPNEEVIAYCRARNADFEALYPDEDAEYSDRISLNLDGLRPMIARPGKPDDTCEVRELAGRKIDSAFIGSCTNGRLSDLRAAAELLRGKQVADGVVLKIVPSTDRIWKTALEEGLIEIFKDAGALVGNAGCGGCAAGQIGMNGPGEVTLSTGNRNYPGKQGRGEVYLASPSTVASSALSGVIASEEEMPAGVTSFPLGSDPTPRPASREDSKAEGKPEKLKGRVWVIDQDDIDTDMIFHNRYLAITELSEMAPYTFDNLEGWEDFSKMAKPGDIVVTGSNFGAGSSRQQAVDCFKALGITVILARSFGAIYERNAVNAGMPILEADLIPRGLQDGEIIEVDLRSGMILREDGSEFTGKPCSEVALEIYQRGGLLESREEA; this comes from the coding sequence ATGGGTCGCAGTATGATCGAGAAGATCTTTGACCAGCACGGAAAAGCCGGAGCAAAGCCGGGAGAAATCGTCGACCTTGAAATCGATGTTCGCATCGCAAGAGATTTCGGGGGAGCGAATGTCGTCGGCAATCTGGAGAGCCGGGGGCTGGGTCTCGACGATCCTTCCAGAACCTTCTTCACCTTCGACACGAATCCCACCGGCAGCGACCAGAAGTACGCAGCCAACCAGCAGCGCTGCCGGATTTTCGCACGCAAGGAAGGCGTGCGGGTCTATGACATTGATGCAGGAATCGGAACCCATGTAGCGCTTGAAGAAGGAATGGCCCTTCCGGGCAAGACCCTGGTTTCCACCGACAGTCATGCGAACATCGTGGGTGCCATCGGCGCCTTTGGCCAGGGTCTCGGGGATGTGGACATGGCCCAGGTCTTCGCTTATGGAAAAACCTGGTTCCGCCTGCCTCCGTCTCTTCGCATTGAGCTGACAGGAAAGCCCGGGCCCTTCGCAAAACCCAAGGATCTGGTGCTTGCACTCCTTCAGAAACTGGGGGCCAGCGGCCTTCTCGGTCACTCCGCCGAGTTCCATGGCGAGTATGCCGAGCAACTGGGCCTTGACGACCGGATCACCATTTCCTCCATGGCCACGGAAATGGGAGCGATTATCGCACTCTTCCCGCCCAATGAAGAAGTCATCGCCTACTGCCGCGCGCGCAATGCGGATTTCGAAGCGCTGTATCCTGACGAGGATGCCGAGTACTCCGACAGGATCTCGCTGAATCTGGATGGTTTGCGTCCCATGATCGCAAGACCCGGGAAGCCGGATGACACCTGCGAGGTTCGGGAATTGGCGGGACGGAAGATCGACTCGGCCTTCATCGGAAGTTGCACGAACGGCAGGCTCTCGGACCTGAGGGCTGCCGCGGAACTGCTTCGTGGCAAGCAGGTCGCAGACGGCGTGGTTCTCAAGATCGTTCCGAGCACGGACCGGATCTGGAAGACAGCCCTGGAGGAGGGCCTGATCGAGATCTTCAAGGACGCCGGAGCCCTGGTAGGCAACGCTGGCTGTGGCGGCTGTGCAGCAGGCCAGATTGGAATGAATGGCCCCGGCGAAGTGACTCTCTCCACCGGGAACCGGAACTATCCGGGAAAACAGGGGCGCGGAGAAGTGTATCTGGCCAGCCCTTCCACTGTGGCAAGCAGTGCCCTGAGCGGTGTCATTGCCAGCGAAGAAGAGATGCCTGCGGGCGTCACCTCTTTCCCCCTCGGAAGCGATCCGACCCCCCGCCCTGCCTCGAGAGAAGATTCAAAGGCGGAGGGTAAGCCGGAGAAGCTCAAGGGACGGGTCTGGGTCATCGACCAGGATGACATTGATACGGACATGATTTTCCACAACCGTTACCTTGCCATCACCGAGCTTTCAGAGATGGCTCCCTACACCTTCGACAATCTTGAGGGCTGGGAAGACTTCTCGAAAATGGCAAAGCCGGGGGACATTGTGGTCACCGGATCGAACTTCGGGGCCGGGAGCAGCCGTCAACAGGCCGTTGACTGTTTCAAGGCACTGGGGATCACCGTCATCCTTGCCCGCAGTTTCGGTGCAATCTACGAGCGCAACGCCGTCAATGCGGGGATGCCGATTCTGGAGGCTGACCTGATTCCCCGGGGACTTCAGGATGGAGAAATCATTGAAGTGGATCTGCGAAGCGGTATGATTCTCAGGGAAGATGGAAGCGAGTTCACTGGCAAGCCCTGCAGTGAGGTTGCACTCGAAATCTACCAGCGGGGAG
- a CDS encoding GWxTD domain-containing protein, with amino-acid sequence MKYSIGILLFLALAIAPFSASGKESPSQPGLQDWQVYVWDDLSVLMSPLEKDSFRNLLLPEDMDLWIEAFWVRRDPTPTTLFNERKEEHEKRLARARSAYPLERSPGFDLRGRDLLLLGPPDEILFQDDWFDETGHHPGRETWIWVDSKMRADYEDRNLDGEYEEAILDLPSSRPDVASRAAGQVSGEGSEEARALLRDLKRSNPEIYQQMVRKLAEGEIQNILDLQSEAHTAELLLPRIRKMRGAWKDAVRKGEDHYQYDFQAEALWAVFAVDCFRASSGNTRVELSHEVRIRDLGFRWNFESSQFQAKLLRRVAFFDEEDRRVSSREDSLDIRRTSMEETRSGELIPGISAQELPPGSYRMALRLEDQHSGRLQVFTTAVEVPSFPRDTLAVSDLSFLSDIREAGPENESTHGEWSLTPHPFHAYSSHLNLQLYFEIYGLKADQDGLKNYSVRYRIRRKNPKIRSSWLWTREEVIDSEISASFRDQHGEELSRHPLTVSTQTFDSDSYLIELEVEDSLSGRIARSRGQFSIVPAGNLR; translated from the coding sequence ATGAAGTATTCTATCGGCATTCTCCTCTTTCTCGCCCTTGCCATCGCCCCCTTTTCCGCTTCGGGAAAGGAGTCCCCGAGCCAGCCCGGCCTGCAGGACTGGCAGGTCTATGTCTGGGATGACCTCTCCGTTCTCATGAGCCCCCTGGAGAAGGATTCTTTTCGCAATCTTCTGCTTCCCGAAGACATGGACCTCTGGATTGAGGCTTTCTGGGTCCGGCGGGATCCCACTCCCACCACTCTCTTCAATGAGAGAAAAGAGGAGCACGAAAAGCGACTGGCTCGCGCGAGGAGTGCCTATCCCCTGGAAAGGTCTCCCGGTTTCGACCTCCGGGGCCGCGACCTTCTGCTCCTCGGCCCTCCCGATGAGATCCTCTTTCAGGATGACTGGTTCGATGAGACCGGCCACCATCCCGGTCGGGAAACCTGGATCTGGGTGGACAGCAAAATGAGGGCCGATTATGAGGACCGGAATCTTGACGGGGAATACGAAGAAGCAATTCTGGACCTGCCCTCCAGCCGACCGGATGTTGCCAGCCGTGCTGCAGGACAGGTCTCCGGAGAGGGAAGTGAAGAGGCCCGTGCCCTCCTTCGGGACCTGAAACGGAGCAACCCCGAGATCTATCAGCAGATGGTCCGGAAACTTGCGGAAGGTGAGATCCAGAACATTCTGGACCTACAAAGTGAGGCTCACACGGCAGAGTTGCTCCTCCCCCGGATCCGGAAGATGCGGGGAGCCTGGAAGGATGCGGTCCGAAAGGGAGAGGATCACTACCAGTACGATTTTCAGGCGGAAGCCCTGTGGGCCGTGTTTGCCGTGGACTGCTTTCGGGCCAGTTCCGGGAATACGAGAGTAGAACTCAGCCATGAGGTCAGAATTCGGGATCTTGGTTTTCGCTGGAACTTCGAAAGCAGCCAGTTCCAGGCGAAACTCCTTAGAAGGGTCGCCTTCTTTGACGAAGAGGATCGGAGGGTTTCCAGCAGGGAAGATTCCCTGGACATTCGCCGGACTTCGATGGAGGAAACACGCAGCGGAGAATTGATCCCGGGAATCTCGGCTCAGGAGCTTCCCCCGGGTTCCTATCGCATGGCCCTTCGCCTTGAAGACCAGCATAGCGGTCGGCTTCAGGTTTTCACCACGGCGGTAGAAGTTCCTTCTTTTCCCCGGGACACTCTGGCGGTCAGTGACCTCAGTTTCCTTTCGGACATCAGGGAAGCAGGGCCGGAAAACGAATCCACACATGGGGAATGGAGCCTGACCCCTCACCCCTTCCACGCCTATTCTTCCCATCTCAATCTTCAACTGTATTTCGAGATCTACGGTCTGAAAGCAGATCAGGACGGACTCAAGAACTACTCAGTTCGTTACCGGATTCGTCGCAAGAATCCGAAGATCCGCAGTTCCTGGCTCTGGACCCGCGAAGAAGTCATCGATTCCGAGATCAGTGCGAGCTTCCGCGATCAGCACGGGGAGGAACTCAGCAGACACCCCCTGACAGTCTCCACACAGACCTTTGACTCGGACAGTTATCTGATCGAGCTTGAAGTGGAAGACAGCCTCAGTGGCAGGATCGCCCGAAGCCGCGGACAGTTCAGCATTGTCCCCGCAGGGAACCTTCGATGA
- a CDS encoding histone deacetylase family protein, with translation MKSPIALYTDPAFLLHNNGLGHPECPERLIVIDTLFEELEKQDSFHRIEQCPLASREEILRVHSADHFDRVKSACERGPSFLDPDTSVVPESWQAALRASGAATEGTRRVLSGDFSRAFCALRPPGHHAESNRAMGFCLFNHLAVAAADLLECGLRRVAIVDFDVHHGNGTAGIFREDARVFFASCHQWPHYPGTGAREDRACGNQRNRPLPSGSGDEEVLAWMKGELMELLREHRPEFLLISAGFDAHRLDPLSGLQLSTEAYGEFGRILGGAADEICEGRLLAVLEGGYHLQALRDSLSAFLEALRT, from the coding sequence ATGAAGTCTCCCATCGCCTTGTACACTGACCCTGCCTTCCTTTTGCATAATAACGGACTCGGACATCCGGAATGCCCCGAGCGCCTCATTGTAATAGACACGCTCTTCGAGGAACTGGAAAAGCAGGACTCCTTTCACCGGATTGAGCAATGCCCGCTTGCAAGTCGGGAGGAGATCCTCCGAGTCCACAGTGCCGATCATTTTGACAGGGTGAAAAGTGCCTGTGAAAGGGGACCGTCCTTTCTGGATCCTGACACTTCGGTCGTCCCGGAGAGTTGGCAGGCAGCACTCCGGGCTTCGGGGGCGGCGACGGAGGGAACCCGTCGTGTTCTATCGGGGGACTTCTCCCGCGCCTTCTGTGCGCTTCGTCCCCCGGGGCATCATGCGGAATCGAATCGGGCCATGGGCTTCTGCCTCTTCAATCACCTTGCGGTGGCGGCGGCCGATCTTCTGGAGTGCGGGCTGCGTCGAGTAGCGATCGTGGATTTTGATGTTCATCATGGCAATGGAACCGCCGGGATATTTCGAGAGGATGCTCGAGTCTTCTTCGCAAGTTGCCATCAGTGGCCCCACTATCCGGGGACGGGAGCCAGAGAGGATCGGGCCTGCGGCAACCAGCGGAACCGGCCCCTTCCGTCGGGGAGCGGAGATGAGGAAGTCCTTGCCTGGATGAAGGGAGAACTCATGGAACTGCTTCGGGAGCATCGCCCGGAGTTTCTCCTGATCTCAGCCGGTTTTGATGCCCATCGCCTTGATCCCTTGTCAGGGCTGCAGCTCAGCACGGAAGCCTATGGAGAGTTCGGCCGGATTTTGGGGGGTGCAGCAGACGAGATCTGCGAGGGTCGCCTGCTAGCCGTTCTTGAGGGCGGTTACCATTTGCAGGCCCTGCGGGATTCCCTTTCCGCCTTTCTGGAAGCTCTCCGTACTTGA
- a CDS encoding phosphopentomutase has protein sequence MKPRVFTVILDGLGLGDLPDSQDFGDSGRNTLAHVCEGAEGISLPAMESLGLGLVQPFAGMNPSVMPRGFRGKMLEKSRGKDSTTGHWELAGLLSPKPFPVYPEGFPPEIVRELEEVSGYRFLANRPASGTRILEELGEEHLRTGRPILYTSADPVMQIAAHEDVLDEKALYMLCQQAREIMRGPHEVTRVIARPFTGIPGAFERSPGRRDFSLEPPRATLLDLLLEAGIPVNGVGKVVDLFAGRGFSSRISSKSNEEGMEHFTRLQSEMRSPGFALVNLVDFDMLWGHRNDVEGFAEGLQVFDRWLGTFLEGMRDEDWLFLTADHGNDPTGPGTDHTREYVPILGFSPSMKSDCDLGIRRTFSDYAETVAGIFGLSPLGTGTSFLPSIREAMNG, from the coding sequence ATGAAGCCCCGCGTCTTTACGGTGATTCTCGATGGTCTGGGTCTCGGTGACCTTCCTGACTCGCAGGACTTCGGAGACAGCGGTCGAAATACTCTGGCTCATGTTTGCGAAGGCGCGGAGGGGATCTCTTTGCCGGCCATGGAAAGTCTGGGGCTGGGCCTGGTGCAGCCCTTTGCCGGAATGAACCCGAGCGTAATGCCTCGGGGATTTCGGGGGAAAATGCTTGAAAAGAGCCGGGGCAAGGACAGTACGACCGGGCACTGGGAACTGGCCGGGCTTCTGAGCCCGAAGCCCTTTCCCGTCTATCCGGAGGGATTTCCTCCCGAGATTGTCCGGGAACTCGAGGAAGTCAGCGGCTACCGCTTTCTGGCAAACCGCCCGGCCTCCGGTACCCGGATTCTTGAGGAGTTGGGGGAAGAGCATCTTCGCACGGGCCGTCCCATTCTCTACACTTCCGCAGATCCGGTAATGCAGATTGCCGCCCATGAAGATGTTCTGGACGAGAAAGCCCTCTACATGCTCTGCCAGCAGGCTCGGGAGATCATGCGGGGTCCCCACGAGGTCACCCGTGTCATTGCGCGCCCCTTTACTGGTATTCCGGGAGCCTTCGAGCGAAGCCCCGGGCGACGGGATTTTTCCCTGGAGCCGCCCCGTGCGACCCTGCTTGACCTGCTACTGGAAGCCGGGATTCCCGTAAACGGGGTCGGCAAGGTGGTGGACCTCTTTGCGGGGCGAGGCTTTTCGAGCCGGATCAGTTCCAAAAGCAACGAAGAGGGCATGGAGCATTTCACCCGCTTGCAATCGGAGATGCGATCGCCGGGATTCGCCTTGGTGAATCTTGTGGATTTTGACATGCTCTGGGGGCATCGGAATGATGTGGAAGGTTTTGCAGAAGGCCTTCAGGTTTTTGACCGCTGGCTGGGTACTTTCCTTGAGGGAATGCGCGATGAAGACTGGCTCTTTCTGACTGCGGATCACGGAAACGATCCCACGGGGCCCGGGACGGATCATACCCGGGAGTATGTTCCGATTCTGGGATTTTCTCCCTCCATGAAGAGCGACTGCGATCTGGGCATTCGGAGGACCTTCAGCGATTATGCGGAAACTGTGGCCGGGATATTCGGTCTGTCACCTCTGGGGACGGGAACTTCTTTCCTGCCCAGTATACGGGAGGCGATGAATGGATAA
- a CDS encoding SDR family oxidoreductase has protein sequence MENRLKNSWALILGASSGFGAAAARALSREACHIVGIHLDRKATMPLVHELVADIEKQGVEAHFFNINASSEDKRGEVIRSLKEQGVGQIRVLMHSLAFGTLLPFFPKDPEEAAMRRDRMEMTLDVMAHSLVYWAQDLYRAGLLGKGSRVFAMTSSGSARVIPAYGAVSAAKCALESHIRQIASELGAIGVTANSIRAGVTDTPALRMIPGNENLLEKARQHNPAGRLTEPEDIAELIVSLCGPAGDWVSGNVIGADGGEDIVG, from the coding sequence ATGGAGAACAGGCTCAAGAATTCCTGGGCATTGATCCTGGGCGCATCCAGCGGCTTCGGAGCCGCTGCGGCTCGTGCGCTGTCCAGGGAAGCTTGCCACATCGTGGGCATTCATCTCGACCGGAAGGCCACCATGCCTCTGGTTCATGAACTGGTGGCCGACATTGAGAAGCAGGGCGTCGAAGCCCACTTCTTCAACATCAATGCGTCCAGCGAAGATAAGCGTGGCGAAGTGATTCGCTCCCTGAAAGAGCAGGGCGTCGGGCAGATCCGTGTTCTGATGCACAGTCTCGCCTTTGGCACCCTTCTGCCCTTTTTCCCGAAGGATCCCGAAGAAGCGGCCATGCGACGGGACCGCATGGAGATGACGCTCGATGTCATGGCTCACAGTCTTGTCTACTGGGCTCAGGACCTCTATCGGGCTGGATTACTGGGGAAGGGAAGCCGTGTCTTTGCCATGACCAGTTCCGGCTCCGCCCGCGTGATTCCCGCCTACGGAGCCGTCAGTGCGGCCAAGTGCGCTCTGGAAAGCCACATCCGCCAGATTGCCAGTGAACTGGGAGCCATCGGAGTCACCGCCAATTCTATTCGTGCAGGAGTCACTGACACCCCGGCGCTGCGCATGATTCCCGGCAATGAGAATCTTCTGGAGAAAGCCCGGCAGCACAATCCCGCAGGGCGACTGACAGAGCCCGAGGATATTGCCGAACTGATCGTCAGCCTCTGCGGCCCTGCCGGCGACTGGGTCAGCGGAAATGTGATCGGAGCCGATGGCGGGGAAGACATCGTCGGCTAG
- a CDS encoding HD domain-containing protein — translation MMIKQKVASLKVGSRIDGPYVLKRKILKKNPDGSTFALFQFSDNTGVVGGILWDLAEKTCGSIQQGGFVRVHGEVHQHRDSLQVKVFQIESIQGEELDLSDFLPVTPLDRDELMSEWKARVNEVSSEALRRLLLDMLEDEQLGWEFRNAPAGKTWHHPYVGGLLEHVVKLSRLAQKVCDLYPELDRDLMIASCFLHDLGKAREMDYKTSIEYNSEGRLLGHVVQGVEILDSFLPGHPDLDPEQVVQLKHIVVSHQGSYEYGSPKLPMTLEAIAFHLIDNLDAQVDGYARVMDEARRSQGDESEWTGIHRLLGRPLFLGGREE, via the coding sequence ATGATGATCAAGCAGAAAGTGGCGTCGCTGAAGGTCGGGAGCCGGATCGATGGTCCTTATGTCCTGAAGCGGAAGATTCTGAAGAAGAACCCGGACGGAAGTACTTTCGCCCTGTTTCAGTTCAGCGACAACACGGGCGTGGTCGGGGGAATTCTCTGGGACCTGGCAGAGAAGACCTGCGGCAGTATTCAGCAGGGGGGCTTTGTCCGTGTCCACGGAGAGGTTCACCAGCATCGTGACTCCCTCCAGGTGAAGGTATTCCAGATTGAGTCAATCCAGGGAGAAGAACTGGATCTCTCTGACTTCCTGCCTGTTACCCCTCTGGACCGGGACGAACTCATGTCGGAGTGGAAGGCAAGGGTCAACGAAGTCTCGTCGGAGGCTCTGCGCAGGCTGCTACTGGACATGCTGGAAGATGAGCAACTGGGCTGGGAGTTCCGCAATGCTCCGGCCGGCAAGACCTGGCACCATCCCTATGTGGGAGGACTTCTGGAGCATGTGGTCAAGCTGAGCCGCCTGGCCCAGAAGGTCTGTGATCTCTATCCTGAACTGGATCGTGACCTGATGATCGCTTCCTGTTTTCTGCACGATCTCGGCAAGGCCCGGGAAATGGATTACAAGACTTCCATCGAGTACAACTCGGAAGGGCGCCTTCTGGGCCATGTCGTTCAGGGGGTTGAGATTCTGGATTCCTTTCTGCCCGGCCACCCGGACCTGGATCCGGAGCAGGTCGTGCAACTCAAGCATATCGTGGTCAGTCATCAGGGGAGCTATGAGTATGGAAGCCCCAAGCTGCCCATGACCCTGGAGGCCATCGCCTTTCATCTTATCGACAATCTGGATGCCCAGGTCGACGGCTATGCAAGGGTCATGGATGAGGCTCGCCGCAGCCAGGGAGACGAAAGCGAGTGGACCGGCATTCACCGTCTTCTCGGACGACCTCTTTTCCTGGGTGGGCGCGAAGAATGA
- the efp gene encoding elongation factor P, producing MPRVLSSQLRVGNVVLIDGDLWRITYQFHVTPGKGPAHIQLKMKNLHTGNNKEVRSNTGDKLEKVDVITEKKEFLYQSGDEFVFMDVQDYEQISLNPDLVEEALPYLVPNIVCDVQTYEGRVVGLALPKTVDMDVQEAPPEAKNATATAQTKPATMETGLIVTVPAFVNTGDRIRVDTSTGKYLERA from the coding sequence ATGCCGAGAGTTCTTTCCAGCCAGCTTCGAGTGGGGAATGTGGTTCTGATCGACGGAGATCTTTGGAGAATCACCTACCAGTTTCATGTGACCCCCGGCAAAGGCCCTGCCCACATCCAGCTCAAGATGAAGAATCTCCATACCGGGAACAACAAGGAAGTTCGCAGCAACACCGGGGACAAGCTGGAGAAGGTGGATGTAATCACGGAAAAGAAAGAATTCCTTTACCAGAGCGGCGATGAGTTTGTCTTCATGGATGTTCAGGATTACGAACAGATTTCCCTGAACCCCGATCTGGTGGAAGAGGCCCTTCCCTACCTGGTTCCCAATATCGTCTGTGATGTTCAGACCTATGAAGGGCGCGTGGTGGGCCTTGCCCTTCCCAAGACGGTGGATATGGATGTGCAGGAAGCTCCGCCTGAAGCGAAGAATGCCACGGCAACGGCCCAGACCAAACCGGCCACCATGGAGACGGGCCTCATCGTGACGGTTCCAGCCTTTGTGAACACCGGAGACCGGATCCGCGTGGATACGAGCACCGGCAAGTATCTTGAGCGCGCCTAG
- a CDS encoding phosphate/phosphite/phosphonate ABC transporter substrate-binding protein — protein MFSRILILLLSTVLFSLPASSQEGTPGRPIRIGFNGGSSPGIIKIKANAFAAFLEERSGLQIKPVIAGSYSLLIRDIGANQVDFAWLSPLGLIKAEEVADAKVLLKAVRSGQPYYWSAVLVRKDSGIRKLGDLKDKRFAFTHLGSTSGYVIPKSSLLKEGIDPDTFFSEVLYAGGHGEVIRMVLDGRVDAGATFADDPRGKIGSWTAEEFLPREEAAKLSTIFLSHPIPGDTFTATGKMYSTHPALVDKVVKAMVEMGNSRPGQTILRDLYNIDSLEEARSKDYDPVREAYKRVFSL, from the coding sequence GTGTTCTCCCGGATCCTGATTCTCCTTCTCTCCACCGTCCTCTTTTCACTTCCCGCATCTTCCCAGGAAGGAACCCCGGGCAGACCGATACGAATCGGTTTCAATGGCGGAAGCAGTCCCGGGATCATCAAGATCAAGGCCAATGCCTTTGCAGCCTTCCTGGAGGAAAGAAGCGGCCTGCAGATCAAGCCTGTCATTGCCGGTAGTTACAGCCTGCTGATTCGGGACATCGGGGCAAACCAGGTGGACTTTGCCTGGCTCTCTCCCCTCGGGCTGATCAAGGCCGAGGAAGTGGCCGATGCAAAGGTGCTGCTCAAGGCCGTTCGATCCGGGCAGCCCTACTACTGGAGTGCCGTGCTGGTTCGAAAGGACAGTGGCATCCGCAAACTGGGAGACCTGAAGGACAAGCGTTTTGCCTTCACGCATCTCGGTTCCACTTCCGGCTATGTGATCCCCAAGAGCAGTCTCCTGAAAGAGGGAATCGATCCGGATACCTTCTTCTCGGAAGTCCTGTATGCGGGCGGCCATGGTGAAGTCATCCGAATGGTGCTTGATGGAAGAGTGGATGCAGGAGCCACCTTTGCCGATGATCCCCGGGGCAAGATCGGATCCTGGACGGCAGAGGAGTTTCTTCCTCGCGAAGAGGCAGCAAAGCTGAGCACCATCTTCCTGAGCCATCCCATCCCCGGAGACACCTTCACGGCAACGGGCAAGATGTACTCCACTCACCCGGCCCTGGTGGACAAGGTAGTCAAGGCGATGGTGGAAATGGGAAACAGTCGCCCCGGGCAGACCATTCTGCGGGATCTCTACAATATCGATAGTCTGGAGGAAGCCCGGAGCAAGGACTATGATCCTGTGAGGGAAGCCTACAAGCGGGTCTTCAGCCTCTAG